A window of Carassius carassius chromosome 44, fCarCar2.1, whole genome shotgun sequence contains these coding sequences:
- the hp1bp3 gene encoding heterochromatin protein 1-binding protein 3 has protein sequence MPIRRSAAAPPKEDAPPANAPEGDAPAEGSAPVGEKEKEKTKKEKDSTPVEPETTEEKKEGEEKEVTADGEEQSKNEGETPNEGEKSDEAAAEQGKSKKKKVKEVVANIDKEDDKGKKVKKKIPTWATISANKLASTSLSQPKVEEIIMEAIESCKERSGASSITIVKYVMKKYPSVEMDKKTKNIYKRTLKRMVEKGTVKQLKGKGFSGSFAIGKKLAGSTGTKETLGESLPLIITRLCEPKEASYILIKKYLEQHFPQLNVDSRPDVLKNCLQKSVERGYLEQITGKGASGTFQLKKAGNKVLMGGGLLEDAIVTAITAMNEPKTCSITILRKFLVERQKEQNNYFFVSNLKRTLQKCKMMGWMEQISGHGLSGSYQLSYPYYPSPAVLFPEMMEKLKQKEEQKLKRKRGDDSNEESEQESEQESEEEESEEDEPPRRKRTQRAKRTSAPKARPNKRAKTVSRKPPASKRSVASAKKAPPAAKKPASASKAASRKAPVPVKATPVKKAARTSKPKTPVAKKMTSRGSKRPSPKTAKKEATESAVKAKPAARKSLRARK, from the exons ATGCCCATTCGCCGATCAGCTGCAGCCCCGCCCAAAGAGGATGCACCCCCTGCAAATGCCCCTGAGGGAG ATGCTCCTGCCGAAGGGTCTGCACCTGTAGgtgagaaggagaaggagaagacaaaaaaagagaaagattcGACACCCGTTGAACCTGAAACCACGGAGGAAAAGAAAGAAGGTGAAGAGAAGGAGGTGACCGCTGATGGTGAGGAGCAGTCCAAAAATGAAGGAGAAACGCCTAATGAGGGTGAGAAATCTGACGAAGCAGCAGCTGAACAAGGGAAGAGCAAGAAGAAAAAAGTCAAGGAAGTTGTAGCCAATAT TGACAAGGAAGATGACAAAGGGAAAAAGGTGAAAAAGAAGATTCCTACCTGGGCGACCATTTCCGCCAACAAACTGGCTTCAACCTCTCTTTCCCAGCCCAAAGTTGAAGAAATCATCATGGAAGCAATTGAG AGCTGCAAAGAGCGGAGTGGTGCCTCTTCCATCACCATTGTGAAATATGTCATGAAGAAATACCCATCAGTGGAAATGGACAAAAAGACTAAAAACATCTACAAGAGGACTCTGAAGCGAATGGTTGAGAAGGGAACTGTCAAACAG CTTAAAGGCAAAGGCTTCTCTGGAAGTTTCGCCATTGGGAAG AAGCTAGCTGGGTCTACCGGGACGAAAGAGACGCTGGGAGAATCTCTGCCTCTGATCATCACCCGCCTCTGTGAACCCAAGGAGGCTTCCTACATCTTGATCAAGAAGTACTTGGAGCAACACTTCCCACAACTCAACGTGGATAGCAG GCCTGATGTTTTGAAGAACTGCCTGCAAAAATCTGTGGAAAGGGGCTACTTGGAGCAGATCACTGGTAAAGGAGCTTCTGGAACATTCCAG TTGAAGAAAGCTGGGAATAAAGTGCTCATGGGTGGCGGACTGCTGGAAGATGCCATAGTGACCGCTATCACAGCCATGAATGAGCCCAAGACCTGCAGCATCACCATACTGCGCAAATTCCTGGTGGAGAGACAGAAGGAGCAGAACAACTATTTTTTCG TGTCAAACCTGAAGCGAACCTTGCAGAAGTGTAAAATGATGGGATGGATGGAGCAGATTTCTGGTCATGGACTAAGTGGGTCATACCAGCTAAGCTATCCGTATTATCCGAG TCCAGCAGTTCTGTTTCCAGAAATGATGGAAAAACTTAAACAGAAGGAGGAACAGAAGCTCAAACGCAAGAGAGGTGATGATTCTAATGAAGAATCTGAACAAGAGTCAGAGCAAGAATCTGAAGAGGAGGAATCCGAAGAGGATGAGCCTCCGCGAAGAAAGAG GACACAGCGTGCAAAACGGACATCTGCACCTAAGGCTCGTCCAAATAAAAGGGCTAAAACAGTCAGCAGAAAACCTCCTGCTTCAAAGAGATCAGTTGCATCAGCCAAGAAAGCCCCGCCAGCAGCCAAGAAACCAGCATCTGCGAGCAAAGCCGCATCCAGAAAGGCACCAGTGCCTGTTAAAGCCACACCAGTCAAGAAAGCTGCCCGGACCAGTAAACCTAAAACACCAGTAGCCAAAAAGATGACAAGCAGGGGGTCCAAACGGCCGTCACCCAAGACAGCTAAAAAGGAGGCAACTGAATCAGCTGTGAAGGCAAAACCTGCCGCCCGCAAGTCACTCCGAGCCCGGAAATGA
- the LOC132126517 gene encoding SH2 domain-containing protein 5-like, which produces MGETAGREHGIVTRSAKYIGSFPVDDRCLDDQIQQLHTQLKSFKNCKSKRMVSLRFSVKGVKVYDDEMTLLMAHAMCRVSLSTARPTDAQFAFVSHNPGNSEAQLYCHLFRARHARAAQFLNLLLCRCFQLYFLEKHPEEAQDECSGKKPTRAPSLLNQGFPLSVSALVSFRRAPTQGLLPGAKVFSQPSTEQVSSPEEGPTSSPTIIHKKAIRTKELSSGAYRSFAFTPLKQRHLQDKLSAPQEKEQASAKACKSRAPSLAETEEALAQAVWCWAGVSSDCSFSLLADDVLGAFLLCPHPKKPNRGSLVVRFPSGLVTHAIKNSKGKFRLEKFYIDFESLAALIEHYTEFSEELECSLSCARVNHCYNWEEMVNRSSRSLQDKKKGTFKNQSWV; this is translated from the exons ATGGGAGAGACAGCTGGAAGGGAACATGGGATTGTTACAAGATCTGCTAAG TATATTGGCTCATTTCCTGTGGATGACCGTTGTTTGGATGATCAGATTCAGCAGCTACACACTCAGCTGAAGTCTTTCAAG AACTGCAAGAGCAAGCGAATGGTCTCATTGAGGTTCTCTGTCAAGGGAGTCAAAGTTTATGATGATGaaatg ACGCTCCTCATGGCTCACGCCATGTGTCGAGTCTCGCTGTCCACCGCCCGTCCAACTGATGCCCAGTTTGCCTTTGTCTCCCATAATCCTGGAAATTCTGAAGCCCAGCTCTATTGCCACCTCTTCAGAGCCAGACATGCTCGAGCT GCCCAGTTCCTGAACCTGCTGCTTTGCCGCTGTTTTCAACTGTATTTTCTGGAGAAGCACCCAGAGGAAGCACAGGATGAGTGTTCAGGGAAGAAACCAACTCGAGCCCCATCGTTGCTTAATCAAGGTTTCCCTCTCAGTGTTAGTGCCTTGGTGTCTTTCCGCAGGGCCCCAACTCAAGGCCTCCTACCAGGGGCAAAG GTGTTCTCACAGCCAAGCACGGAGCAAGTCAGCAGTCCTGAAGAAGGCCCCACTTCTTCTCCGACTATAATTCATAAAAAGGCGATTCGAACTAAAGAGCTGAGCTCTGGAGCATATCGCTCTTTTGCATTTACTCCTCTCAAACAGCGGCACCTGCAGGATAAACTGAGTGCACCACAAG AAAAGGAACAAGCCAGTGCAAAAGCATGCAAGTCTCGCGCTCCCAGTTTAGCCGAGACAGAAGAAGCTCTGGCTCAAGCagtgtggtgctgggctggcgtgtCTAG CGACTGTAGTTTTTCATTGCTGGCAGATGATGTCTTGGGTGCCTTTCTGCTATGTCCTCATCCCAAAAAGCCCAACCGTGGGTCTCTTGTAGTCCGCTTTCCCTCAGGACTGGTAACTCATGCTATTAAGAATTCCAAGGGGAAGTTCCGGCTTGAG AAATTTTACATCGACTTTGAAAGCCTTGCTGCTTTGATTGAGCACTACACAGAGTTCAGTGAGGAGCTGGAATGTTCTCTGAGCTGTGCCCGTGTCAACCACTGCTACAATTGGGAAGAGATGGTGAATAGGAGTTCACGGTCGCTGCAGGACAAGAAGAAAGGCACATTCAAAAACCAAAGTTGGGTTTAA